The Littorina saxatilis isolate snail1 linkage group LG13, US_GU_Lsax_2.0, whole genome shotgun sequence genome contains a region encoding:
- the LOC138945880 gene encoding paraneoplastic antigen Ma3 homolog: MATGGTTTSGDHDRVIAELQRQLQDLQSHYESELKHLSGRMDTEREVNVQVQPPPSLPKLKVFTGLPATSTQETSFEAWKRQASEVNDDVLVIDKVGLLKRSLKGAAHEHVRGKNYATVDDLIKDLDKLFGELKSAEEMYLELCQSRMMKTQTKADFLMTLSTKMKEVQKTAGFSNEEYQRRLYYAFSKGLIDSLFALELRNKFGMPGDTKPAFSDLYRYVRQIEGLEAGKQKAQVGAHAAPSPPPDFTQERTEAPQQQGRRKIYCYKCGENGHFYRDCTKPANARLVVQKEQDRRRQENEWRRRKGLPELPLN, encoded by the coding sequence ATGGCGACCGGAGGAACTACTACCTCTGGTGACCACGACAGGGTAATCGCCGAACTCCAGCGACAACTCCAGGACTTACAGTCTCATTATGAGAGTGAACTCAAACATCTGTCTGGGAGAATGGACACAGAGCGAGAGGTGAACGTACAAGTGCAACCACCTCCGTCACTACCCAAGCTGAAGGTTTTCACTGGCTTACCAGCCACATCAACACAGGAAACTTCCTTCGAAGCATGGAAACGTCAAGCATCTGAAGTCAATGATGACGTTTTGGTCATAGACAAAGTGGGCCTACTGAAAAGAAGTCTGAAGGGGGCAGCGCATGAACATGTGAGAGGAAAAAACTATGCAACTGTGGATGACCTGATCAAGGACCTCGATAAGCTGTTTGGAGAACTGAAGTCAGCTGAAGAGATGTATCTGGAACTGTGCCAGTCAAGAATGATGAAAACTCAGACAAAGGCAGATTTCCTCATGACTCTGTCTACAAAGATGAAAGAAGTTCAGAAGACTGCAGGTTTTTCCAATGAAGAATACCAGAGACGTCTCTACTATGCTTTCTCCAAGGGATTGATCGACTCTTTGTTTGCACTAGAGTTGAGGAACAAGTTCGGGATGCCGGGCGACACAAAACCTGCGTTCTCCGACTTGTATCGTTATGTGCGTCAAATTGAGGGACTTGAGGCAGGAAAACAAAAGGCTCAGGTTGGGGCGCACGCAGCGCCATCACCACCTCCTGACTTCACGCAGGAGCGGACGGAGGCTCCACAACAGCAGGGCAGAAGAAAGATTTATTGCTACAAATGTGGTGAAAATGGACATTTCTATCGGGACTGTACTAAGCCCGCTAATGCACGCCTTGTTGTGCAGAAAGAACAAGATAGGCGAAGACAAGAGAACGAGTGGCGGAGAAGAAAGGGACTCCCAGAACTCCCTTTAAACTGA